Within the Streptomyces sp. NBC_00353 genome, the region GGCCCGCGAGTTCCCGCAACAGGCGTCGAGGCGCGAACGCAGCGGTGTCGGGCAGGGGCAGTATGTCGATGCCGTCCATGGCCGGAACGTCCTGACCCCGCTCCTTGTCCGCGCCCACCACCCACAGGGTGGGTGCTGCCCCGTCGCTGAACACTCGGTGGCGGAGCGGTACCCGGCGGTGCGGATCGAGGACAACACGGACCGGGTTGGTACCCGCGCAGGTACGGACCGTCAGCTGGGGATCGTCCGCAACAGCGGTGCCGGCACCGATGACCACCGCGTCGGAGAGAGCACGCAGGTGGTGCAGATGGTCGCGGTCCTCCGCGCCCGTGACGTAGTCGGCGTCGCCGGTACGGCTGGCGATGAATCCGTCCAGGCTCTGTCCCAGCTGCGCGAAGGCGAAGCGCGGACCGCCCAGGCAGAGCGGCAGATAGCGGTCGGCGAGGATATCCGCCTCGGGCGAGGCGCACCCCCACCGGCGCCGGCCGTCGGTTCCCCGGATCAGTCCGGCGGCCTCGGCATCCGCCTCGGACCGGATGCCGCGCAGCCGCTCCCAGGCTTCCGACGCATCAAGCATGCCGTCGCGTTGTTCCGCGGAGCGACCGGTCACCGCGTTCCCCGCCGGGCGACGGCCGACGGCCGGCTGTCCGCGACGCCGGACGGCCGGGACCCGGGCTCCGCCGGGACCAGGAGCTCATCCGGTGCCAGAAGTGAGAGGTACTCAGCGAAGGAATCGACGAGACCGGTCAACAACAGCTTTCCCTTTTCCGCAGATGCCAAGGA harbors:
- a CDS encoding RibD family protein gives rise to the protein MLDASEAWERLRGIRSEADAEAAGLIRGTDGRRRWGCASPEADILADRYLPLCLGGPRFAFAQLGQSLDGFIASRTGDADYVTGAEDRDHLHHLRALSDAVVIGAGTAVADDPQLTVRTCAGTNPVRVVLDPHRRVPLRHRVFSDGAAPTLWVVGADKERGQDVPAMDGIDILPLPDTAAFAPRRLLRELAGRGLGRVLVEGGGITVSRFLHARALHRLYLTVAPVLLGDGVRGLGFPGPELMRDALRPPTRRAVLGEDTLFELDLRTTHPGEPVGDEHADTGQARDEGE